In the genome of Myxococcales bacterium, one region contains:
- a CDS encoding nitronate monooxygenase: MSLPESLARRLTLPVVGAPMFIISTPKLVVAQCKAGVIGAFPALNARPPELLDSWLGQIKEELARWDAEHPEAPSAPFAVNQIVHKSNDRLLHDLELCVKHQVPIVITSLGAREDVNRAIHDYGGLVLHDVIHLKHAKKAIDKGADGLIAVAAGAGGHAGTLSPFALIQEIRQFFPGPLALAGAIANGRSVLAARALGADLAYVGSAFIATEEASAPEGYKQAIVSSTAADIVYTNLFTGVHGNYLRSSVTNAGLDPDALPESDPSKMSFGSGGGAKAKAWRDIWGSGQGVGAIHEVPSAAALVSRLRREYEEARRELAPPA, translated from the coding sequence ATGTCGTTACCCGAATCCCTTGCCCGGCGCCTCACGCTGCCGGTGGTCGGCGCGCCGATGTTCATCATCTCGACGCCCAAGCTCGTGGTGGCGCAGTGCAAAGCCGGGGTCATCGGCGCGTTTCCGGCGCTGAACGCCCGACCGCCCGAGCTGCTCGACAGCTGGCTCGGGCAAATCAAGGAAGAGCTGGCTCGCTGGGACGCGGAGCACCCGGAAGCACCCTCCGCTCCGTTCGCGGTCAACCAGATCGTGCACAAATCGAACGACCGTCTGCTTCACGATCTGGAGCTGTGCGTGAAACACCAGGTGCCCATCGTGATCACTTCACTCGGGGCACGCGAGGACGTGAACCGTGCGATTCACGACTACGGCGGGCTCGTGCTGCACGACGTGATTCACCTGAAGCACGCCAAGAAGGCCATCGACAAAGGTGCAGACGGGCTGATCGCCGTCGCCGCCGGCGCGGGTGGCCACGCCGGAACCCTCTCGCCCTTCGCCTTGATCCAGGAAATCCGGCAGTTCTTCCCGGGGCCGCTGGCCCTGGCCGGGGCCATCGCCAACGGCCGCTCGGTGCTCGCCGCCCGCGCACTGGGCGCCGATCTGGCCTACGTCGGCTCCGCCTTCATCGCCACGGAAGAAGCCAGCGCACCCGAGGGTTACAAACAGGCCATCGTGAGCTCGACCGCCGCCGACATCGTCTACACCAACCTGTTCACCGGGGTGCACGGCAACTATCTGCGGTCTTCCGTCACGAATGCCGGGCTAGACCCCGATGCACTGCCCGAGAGTGATCCGTCGAAGATGAGCTTTGGCTCCGGCGGTGGCGCCAAGGCCAAGGCCTGGCGGGACATCTGGGGTTCCGGTCAAGGAGTGGGGGCGATCCACGAGGTGCCGAGCGCGGCGGCTCTGGTCTCACGCCTGCGCCGCGAGTACGAAGAGGCCCGGCGCGAGCTCGCCCCGCCGGCGTGA
- a CDS encoding VanW family protein, which produces MAANAGKSTPPGPATGDTPEDEPEVSVSRRWQWRRVAIFALVLLPLVLAAGYTLDRARHSGRVVRGVHIGDVDVGGMSEAEVARVATDFDERLRKTPLPARVRTSEVSVDPEKLTLSVAPAATARRAMAAGREGGVFRDLRFWVARFSSPLRLPLEISLDLTRARALLDEWEKAHVDLPFSGGVVADAGGVRADPPRKGHVIDGDSAVASLVRGLASWPREPVEVPLVEREPFIAAGAVESAVEEAKRLLAEPVTFSGEGERVLRFEKEELTRALRSRAPTPAAPRVTLYLDNAVVEEKLARVRAGLEAPPVNAHFIVEKGDRVSIEAGSPGAVLRAETVAAKLLEAAALPGRNGPLPLEQGAAPELSKEALAALNVRHLVGQYTTHHPCCQPRVDNIHLIADLLRGQIVKPGESFSVNALIGPRSAKLGFKPAPTIEEGEMVDSLGGGVSQFATTLFNALFVGGYDITERMPHTYWFARYPMGRDATLSWPKPDVAFKNDSEAGALIWTEYGDDHITVKVFGDNGGRKVSIKVSPQQNLVKAPIEYIPDLTQPPEKDKTMEAGQIGWTVFVTRQVTFADGTKREDKRKVVYKARTRRVIVHPCNVPKGEPGYTGEKCPEPEGAEGEGTEAGKPQ; this is translated from the coding sequence GTGGCAGCGAACGCAGGGAAGAGTACGCCACCCGGGCCCGCCACGGGGGACACACCCGAGGACGAGCCCGAGGTGTCAGTGAGCCGCCGCTGGCAGTGGCGTCGCGTAGCGATCTTCGCGCTCGTACTCCTGCCACTCGTGCTCGCCGCTGGTTATACGCTCGACCGCGCGCGTCATTCCGGGCGTGTGGTGCGAGGAGTGCACATCGGCGACGTCGACGTGGGCGGCATGAGCGAGGCCGAGGTTGCGCGCGTTGCTACCGATTTCGATGAACGGCTGCGAAAGACCCCGCTCCCAGCTCGGGTCCGAACCAGCGAGGTCAGCGTCGATCCCGAGAAACTCACGCTTTCGGTGGCTCCGGCCGCGACGGCGCGCCGTGCCATGGCAGCAGGGCGAGAGGGTGGAGTGTTCCGTGACTTGCGCTTCTGGGTTGCGCGGTTCTCCTCGCCGCTCCGGCTGCCCTTGGAGATCTCCCTCGACCTCACCCGGGCTCGAGCACTGCTCGACGAGTGGGAGAAGGCGCACGTCGATCTCCCGTTCAGCGGTGGCGTGGTGGCCGATGCCGGTGGCGTCCGAGCGGACCCTCCACGCAAGGGTCATGTCATCGATGGCGACAGCGCCGTCGCGTCGCTCGTGCGCGGGCTCGCCAGCTGGCCGCGTGAGCCCGTCGAGGTTCCGCTCGTGGAGCGCGAGCCGTTCATTGCGGCGGGTGCGGTGGAGAGCGCGGTCGAGGAGGCCAAGCGTTTGCTCGCCGAGCCCGTGACGTTCAGCGGTGAGGGGGAACGTGTGCTTCGGTTCGAGAAGGAAGAGCTGACGCGAGCCCTGCGCAGCCGTGCACCAACGCCCGCCGCGCCGCGCGTCACGCTGTATCTCGACAACGCAGTCGTGGAAGAGAAGTTGGCTCGAGTTCGGGCGGGGCTCGAGGCGCCGCCTGTGAACGCTCACTTCATCGTGGAGAAGGGCGACCGCGTGAGCATCGAGGCAGGAAGCCCCGGCGCCGTGCTGCGGGCCGAGACGGTGGCGGCGAAGCTGCTGGAGGCGGCAGCCCTGCCCGGCAGGAACGGGCCCTTGCCACTCGAGCAGGGCGCCGCGCCAGAGCTTAGCAAAGAGGCACTCGCGGCGCTCAACGTCAGGCATTTGGTCGGCCAATACACCACCCATCACCCCTGCTGCCAGCCGCGGGTCGACAACATTCACCTGATCGCGGACCTGCTCCGGGGCCAGATCGTGAAACCCGGCGAGAGCTTCAGTGTCAACGCGCTGATCGGTCCGCGCTCCGCCAAGCTGGGCTTCAAACCCGCGCCGACCATCGAAGAAGGCGAGATGGTCGACTCGCTGGGTGGGGGCGTGAGTCAGTTCGCGACGACGCTGTTCAACGCGCTGTTCGTGGGTGGTTACGACATCACCGAGCGCATGCCACACACCTACTGGTTCGCGCGTTACCCGATGGGGCGTGACGCCACGCTGTCGTGGCCCAAGCCCGACGTTGCATTCAAGAACGACAGCGAAGCGGGGGCGCTGATCTGGACCGAGTACGGCGACGACCACATCACCGTGAAGGTGTTCGGCGACAACGGCGGGCGCAAGGTCTCGATCAAGGTCTCGCCGCAGCAGAACCTGGTCAAAGCGCCCATCGAATACATCCCTGATCTCACCCAGCCGCCGGAGAAGGACAAAACCATGGAGGCGGGCCAGATCGGGTGGACGGTGTTCGTGACCCGTCAGGTCACGTTCGCGGACGGCACGAAGCGCGAAGACAAACGGAAAGTCGTGTACAAGGCGCGCACGCGCCGGGTGATCGTTCACCCGTGCAACGTGCCCAAGGGCGAGCCCGGCTACACGGGCGAGAAGTGCCCCGAGCCGGAGGGTGCCGAGGGCGAGGGAACGGAAGCGGGCAAACCCCAATGA
- a CDS encoding SMI1/KNR4 family protein, with translation MGAGLRAELERRGFGLREPVGSLALLGLIQAAPFALPSPYLDLLRVTNGGHGSVAQPDASATSRRRPIYVTPAERVLTEHRGWDFDEHTPDHLLFAADGEGAFYLLDAGGRVFTCRSAEVSTPALWSIDWQRFEDLVFGLGG, from the coding sequence ATGGGCGCGGGTCTCAGGGCGGAGCTCGAGCGCCGGGGTTTCGGCCTGCGCGAGCCGGTCGGCAGTCTGGCGCTCCTCGGCCTGATCCAGGCCGCGCCGTTTGCGTTGCCCTCGCCCTATCTGGACCTGTTGCGGGTCACGAACGGCGGGCACGGCAGCGTGGCGCAGCCCGATGCGAGCGCCACGTCCCGCCGCCGCCCCATCTATGTGACGCCCGCGGAGCGAGTGCTCACCGAACACCGCGGCTGGGACTTCGACGAACACACTCCCGACCACTTGCTGTTTGCAGCCGATGGCGAGGGAGCCTTTTACCTGCTCGACGCCGGCGGTCGTGTGTTCACTTGTCGGAGCGCGGAGGTGTCGACGCCTGCGCTCTGGTCGATTGACTGGCAGCGGTTCGAGGACCTCGTGTTCGGGCTCGGCGGGTGA
- a CDS encoding DUF58 domain-containing protein yields the protein MIPKELIKALRKIEITTNRLATEQLSGNYTSVFKGQGLAFREVRQYQPGDDVRSIDWNVSARMNETYVKVFVEEREMTVMLVVDLSASESFGTRRSSKAALAAEVAALCAFSAIKHNDRVGLILTSDQIEKIVPPKKGQKHVMRVVREILGAKPERTGTDLSVALETLYNVARRRSVAFLLSDFYATGYERTLALAAARHDVIPCMLLDPRDEELPDVGLATFEDFETGESVVVDTSSPRVRAHYAHHMRAMRAEHIKVFRKLGLDHVVIRTDQPYVKPLRDLFARRAKRLRR from the coding sequence GTGATCCCCAAAGAGCTGATCAAAGCCCTGCGCAAGATCGAGATCACGACCAACCGGCTCGCGACCGAGCAGCTGTCGGGCAACTACACCTCGGTGTTCAAGGGCCAAGGGCTCGCCTTCCGTGAGGTGAGGCAATACCAGCCGGGGGACGACGTGCGCAGCATCGACTGGAACGTCAGCGCGCGCATGAACGAGACCTACGTGAAGGTCTTCGTCGAAGAGCGCGAGATGACGGTCATGCTGGTGGTGGATCTCTCCGCCAGCGAGAGCTTCGGCACACGGCGCTCCAGCAAGGCCGCGCTGGCCGCCGAGGTCGCGGCGCTGTGCGCGTTCAGCGCCATCAAACACAACGACCGCGTGGGGCTGATCCTCACCAGCGATCAGATCGAGAAAATTGTCCCGCCCAAGAAGGGGCAGAAACACGTGATGCGGGTGGTGAGAGAGATCTTGGGCGCCAAGCCCGAGCGCACCGGGACCGATCTCAGCGTCGCGCTCGAGACGCTGTACAACGTGGCGCGGCGGCGCAGCGTCGCGTTCCTGCTCTCGGATTTCTACGCCACTGGCTACGAACGAACGCTGGCCCTGGCGGCCGCCCGTCACGACGTCATCCCGTGCATGTTGCTCGACCCGCGTGACGAAGAGCTACCCGACGTGGGGCTGGCGACCTTCGAAGATTTCGAGACGGGGGAGAGCGTCGTGGTCGACACCTCGAGCCCGCGCGTGCGTGCGCACTACGCCCACCACATGCGGGCGATGCGTGCGGAGCACATCAAGGTGTTCCGCAAGCTGGGGCTGGACCACGTGGTGATCCGAACGGACCAACCGTACGTGAAGCCGCTCCGAGATCTGTTCGCGCGACGGGCAAAACGCCTGCGACGCTGA
- a CDS encoding response regulator, whose translation MRLLPFADRLVPESDRSDPDALRRARFLLLWSLLGGILCPLFALREWLTFSKPWAAVVLLAVGLAFLGVPYVCRRVSVIAAGSTVGGALAVALFSVAWTHGGIVPTVLMWSALIPLVVSLSGTRRAAYAWTGFVLLGFAVLGLLRTLGVEGVEGDVKDLVTLSAFVVALTFIGRAYESVRERVAIDSAEAQHRVAVQERLESVGHLAAGVAHDFNNLLTIVRGSSRVLLEELGPAHPLAVEVQAIEAAASNGAAIVGRLLAFRANDATETSMFDIGMAVHELDAVLSRLLPEDVSCTMTTAEHLWVKMAPAEVEQILVNLVVNAREAMPYGGKVEVTIARASIGPGAPTSVALPPGDYVVLSVTDTGPGIAPEVLPHIFDPFFTTHAGRGGTGLGLSSVQRMALRAGGDVLVHTRVGEGASFRVYLPCLPTPAEFEALEAPSQAGLDPAQLAPAIEPTAPGYAESDDPSGGIVLPPASAGVALVVDDQPAIARIARRLLQKSGFEVLIARTGSEALELTRANAARIDILLTDVMMPEMDGATLAGEFRRLTNGAPVLYMSGFSNDAEVAREVDTGAAAYLHKPFSPDEFRTAVANALGRDRISKVA comes from the coding sequence ATGCGTCTTTTGCCCTTCGCAGACCGGCTAGTGCCCGAGTCGGACCGCTCCGACCCGGATGCCCTGCGCCGCGCCCGGTTCCTGCTGCTCTGGAGCCTGCTCGGGGGCATCTTGTGCCCGTTGTTCGCGCTACGCGAGTGGCTCACCTTCTCGAAGCCCTGGGCGGCGGTCGTGTTGCTCGCGGTGGGGCTGGCGTTCCTCGGCGTTCCGTACGTCTGCCGTCGGGTCTCGGTCATTGCGGCGGGAAGCACCGTCGGAGGCGCTCTGGCCGTTGCCCTCTTCAGCGTGGCCTGGACTCACGGCGGCATCGTCCCCACGGTGCTGATGTGGAGCGCGCTGATCCCGCTGGTCGTTTCCCTCAGCGGGACTCGCCGCGCTGCCTACGCCTGGACGGGGTTTGTCTTGCTGGGGTTCGCGGTGCTCGGCCTGCTTCGTACCCTCGGAGTCGAAGGTGTCGAAGGCGACGTGAAGGATCTCGTCACGCTGAGCGCGTTCGTCGTGGCGCTCACGTTCATCGGTCGAGCGTACGAGTCGGTGCGTGAACGGGTGGCGATCGACAGCGCCGAGGCGCAGCACCGGGTGGCCGTACAGGAGCGTCTCGAGAGCGTCGGACACCTCGCGGCCGGCGTCGCCCACGACTTCAACAACCTGCTCACCATCGTGCGCGGTTCGTCCCGCGTCTTGCTCGAGGAGCTCGGTCCGGCGCACCCACTCGCGGTCGAGGTGCAGGCGATCGAAGCCGCCGCATCGAACGGCGCTGCCATCGTGGGCCGCTTGCTCGCGTTCCGGGCGAACGACGCGACCGAGACCTCGATGTTCGACATCGGGATGGCGGTGCACGAGCTCGACGCCGTGCTGTCGCGGCTCCTACCCGAGGACGTGAGTTGCACGATGACCACCGCCGAGCACCTGTGGGTGAAGATGGCACCGGCGGAGGTCGAGCAGATCTTGGTCAATCTGGTGGTCAACGCGCGGGAGGCCATGCCCTACGGTGGCAAAGTCGAGGTGACGATCGCGCGCGCGAGCATCGGCCCCGGGGCCCCGACGTCCGTAGCGCTGCCCCCGGGGGACTACGTGGTGCTCTCCGTCACCGACACCGGCCCCGGCATCGCCCCCGAAGTGCTGCCGCACATCTTCGACCCCTTCTTCACGACCCACGCCGGGCGCGGAGGGACCGGGCTCGGGCTCTCGAGTGTGCAGCGCATGGCCCTGCGCGCTGGGGGGGACGTCCTCGTCCACACACGGGTCGGTGAGGGAGCTTCATTCCGCGTCTACCTGCCCTGCCTGCCCACCCCGGCGGAGTTCGAGGCGCTCGAAGCGCCCAGCCAGGCGGGGCTCGACCCGGCACAGCTCGCGCCCGCAATCGAACCCACCGCTCCGGGCTACGCGGAGAGCGACGACCCCTCCGGTGGCATCGTTCTTCCCCCAGCCTCCGCGGGCGTTGCACTGGTCGTGGACGACCAACCGGCCATCGCGCGCATCGCTCGGCGCTTGCTGCAGAAGTCCGGCTTCGAGGTGCTCATTGCGCGCACCGGATCCGAAGCTCTGGAGCTGACGCGCGCCAACGCCGCGCGCATCGACATCCTGCTGACCGACGTGATGATGCCGGAGATGGATGGTGCCACGCTGGCCGGCGAATTCCGCCGCCTGACGAACGGAGCGCCGGTCCTCTACATGTCGGGTTTCTCCAACGACGCCGAGGTCGCCCGCGAGGTCGACACCGGTGCCGCTGCCTACCTGCACAAGCCCTTCTCGCCGGACGAGTTCCGCACCGCCGTCGCGAACGCGCTCGGTCGGGACCGGATCAGCAAAGTAGCTTGA
- a CDS encoding BatD family protein, which produces MSVARLVRALSAALLLGLVALTPTPSFAQTTATLKTQISSRSVEAGESFTVTLTAMTDKGTSLPQGPALPVPSGVSARGPSVAMQQQVTLQGGSFQQRFGISATWTLEIAKPGRYRLGPPSVTVAGRRATGDVIEVQVVPPGATPRPRHRDPLDPFGFGFPGLPGFGSDDGVPAEELPPFPEELRIAQPEEPVAFLRAVATPTRVVVGEQVTLKIYAYGLRGPFRETNTSEPSREAFLAHTILENSYGETMFRVPIGSETWHAKKVRELALFPIRTGRLTIGAMRMGFDGRGYPSSGQHKGLIRMSAPLAIDVVEAPLERRPPGYKAGDVGRYALSVNVEPREIAAGDAISVVAKLEGTGNLPLTLKTPQKTGVTWLEPTTVDEIEPRGSRIGGWRKFSYVVRIDTPGDIDLGELALPYWDPERESYDVASAPLGTIKVRPSADVAALTAPEGDAIADAMTPRKSLGAAGGTRFLLSDDARFWWAIFLAPLGVVLAGAGRRLGKRLSVRLREREASHGSLAARALADAREALAKSDEAGAATASERAVLLALEGATGLAARAVLKSELAEKLAEHGLASGLVDDIVILLERCDDLRFTGGEVEGGAADLVARAQTIVKAIARGAGKT; this is translated from the coding sequence GTGAGCGTGGCTCGGCTCGTGCGCGCGCTCTCCGCGGCGCTGCTCCTCGGGCTCGTTGCGCTCACCCCGACGCCGTCGTTTGCCCAGACCACCGCCACGCTCAAGACCCAGATCTCGAGCCGCAGCGTCGAGGCGGGTGAGAGCTTCACAGTCACGCTGACCGCCATGACCGACAAGGGCACGTCGCTGCCCCAGGGACCGGCTTTGCCCGTGCCCTCGGGGGTTAGCGCCCGCGGCCCCAGCGTTGCGATGCAGCAACAGGTCACGTTGCAGGGCGGAAGCTTTCAGCAGCGCTTTGGCATCAGCGCAACCTGGACGCTCGAGATCGCCAAACCAGGACGTTACCGGCTCGGACCGCCCAGCGTCACGGTGGCGGGAAGACGCGCCACCGGCGACGTGATCGAAGTGCAGGTCGTGCCGCCCGGCGCGACGCCGCGCCCGCGACATCGTGATCCGCTCGATCCGTTCGGGTTCGGGTTCCCCGGGCTGCCCGGGTTCGGCAGCGACGATGGCGTGCCGGCAGAAGAGCTGCCTCCGTTTCCGGAAGAGCTGCGGATTGCTCAGCCCGAAGAGCCCGTGGCCTTTCTGCGGGCCGTGGCCACGCCAACACGGGTCGTCGTCGGTGAACAGGTCACGCTGAAGATCTACGCCTACGGCCTGCGCGGTCCATTTCGCGAGACCAACACCTCTGAGCCGAGCCGTGAGGCGTTCCTGGCGCACACCATCCTCGAGAACTCGTACGGCGAGACCATGTTCCGCGTGCCGATCGGCAGCGAGACCTGGCACGCGAAGAAGGTGCGCGAGCTGGCGTTGTTCCCCATCCGCACCGGCCGGCTCACGATCGGCGCCATGCGCATGGGCTTCGATGGGCGAGGTTACCCGAGCTCGGGGCAGCACAAGGGCCTGATTCGCATGAGCGCCCCCCTCGCCATCGACGTCGTCGAAGCCCCGCTGGAGCGGCGGCCGCCCGGCTACAAAGCGGGCGACGTCGGGCGCTACGCGCTCAGCGTGAACGTCGAGCCAAGAGAGATCGCGGCGGGGGACGCCATCAGTGTGGTGGCCAAGCTCGAGGGCACGGGCAACCTGCCACTGACCCTGAAGACGCCGCAGAAGACCGGCGTGACCTGGCTGGAGCCCACCACCGTCGATGAGATCGAACCGCGGGGCTCGCGGATCGGGGGCTGGCGAAAGTTCTCCTACGTCGTCCGCATCGATACACCCGGTGACATCGACCTCGGTGAGCTCGCGCTACCGTACTGGGATCCCGAACGTGAGTCGTACGATGTCGCGAGCGCACCCCTCGGCACGATCAAGGTCCGGCCGAGCGCCGACGTGGCCGCGCTGACCGCGCCCGAGGGCGACGCGATCGCCGACGCCATGACCCCGCGCAAGAGCCTGGGTGCCGCGGGCGGCACGCGATTTCTCCTGTCCGACGACGCCCGCTTCTGGTGGGCGATCTTTCTGGCGCCGCTCGGGGTGGTCTTGGCCGGAGCCGGGAGAAGACTCGGCAAGCGCCTGTCCGTGAGGCTGCGCGAGCGCGAAGCGAGCCATGGCTCCCTCGCTGCGCGCGCGCTCGCCGACGCGCGCGAGGCCCTGGCAAAGAGCGACGAGGCCGGAGCCGCAACCGCCAGCGAACGCGCGGTGCTGCTCGCGCTCGAGGGAGCGACGGGCCTCGCGGCGCGCGCGGTCCTGAAGAGTGAGCTGGCTGAAAAACTCGCGGAGCACGGGCTCGCGTCAGGGCTCGTCGACGACATCGTCATCTTGCTCGAGCGATGCGACGACCTGCGCTTCACCGGTGGCGAAGTCGAGGGTGGTGCGGCTGACCTGGTAGCGCGCGCGCAGACCATCGTGAAGGCCATCGCTCGCGGCGCGGGCAAGACATGA
- a CDS encoding VWA domain-containing protein, whose product MRRPRPRPKSGLGRRWQRVAVLILALLAGLALGLLYPALLRGPELLSATWQNWWFLPLLVLVPLVFWRATFGEDRRTPRLRLGTLAPFAVGPVGWHVWLRDVPGAFRSVGLALFVLALARPINTLNPEVKNERGIDIVLVLDLSGSMQAVIDNVPENLAKFMPRERDRRIRPTRLDVAKAVIRDFISRRKTDRIGVVVFGKEAYVLSPPTLDYHLLDALVSKMELKLIEGSATAIGDATGVAVARLRRSQAQSKAVMLLTDGDNNAGQISPEYAAHLANLIGAKLFTIQIGSGEVAEVQDGFDLFGQPRYVTVPFPVNPELLKKLADQTGGDSYVASDATKLQASFHDVLDKLEKTRFEASISSFEDMYRFLLLPGVLLIALDAILRALLLRRFP is encoded by the coding sequence CTGCGGCGCCCGCGCCCTCGACCCAAGAGCGGGCTTGGCCGTCGCTGGCAGCGCGTCGCGGTACTGATCTTGGCGCTGCTCGCGGGTCTGGCGCTCGGTCTGCTCTACCCGGCGCTCTTGCGCGGCCCGGAGCTGCTGAGCGCGACCTGGCAGAACTGGTGGTTCCTGCCGCTGCTCGTGCTCGTCCCGCTGGTCTTCTGGCGCGCCACGTTCGGTGAAGACCGCCGCACTCCACGCCTGCGGCTCGGCACGCTCGCTCCGTTTGCCGTCGGCCCCGTCGGTTGGCACGTGTGGCTCCGGGACGTGCCGGGCGCTTTCCGCTCGGTCGGCCTCGCCCTGTTCGTGCTCGCGCTCGCACGTCCCATCAACACCCTGAACCCCGAGGTCAAGAACGAGCGCGGCATCGACATCGTGTTGGTCCTGGATCTGTCCGGCTCCATGCAAGCGGTGATCGACAACGTGCCTGAGAACCTGGCCAAGTTCATGCCGCGCGAGCGCGATCGGCGCATTCGCCCGACCCGGCTGGACGTGGCAAAGGCCGTGATCCGCGACTTCATCTCGCGGCGAAAGACCGATCGCATCGGCGTGGTGGTGTTCGGCAAGGAGGCGTACGTCTTGTCTCCACCGACCCTCGACTATCACCTGCTCGACGCCCTGGTCTCGAAGATGGAGCTCAAGCTCATCGAGGGGAGCGCGACCGCCATCGGCGACGCGACGGGGGTCGCCGTGGCCCGGCTGCGCCGCAGCCAGGCCCAGAGCAAGGCCGTGATGCTGCTGACCGACGGCGACAACAACGCCGGGCAGATCTCCCCGGAATACGCCGCGCACCTGGCCAACCTCATCGGCGCCAAGCTGTTCACGATCCAGATCGGAAGTGGTGAGGTGGCCGAAGTGCAGGACGGGTTCGACCTGTTCGGTCAACCCCGCTACGTGACGGTGCCGTTCCCGGTGAACCCGGAGCTGCTGAAGAAACTCGCCGATCAGACCGGCGGTGACAGCTACGTCGCGAGTGACGCCACCAAGCTGCAGGCGAGCTTCCACGACGTGCTCGACAAGCTGGAGAAGACCCGCTTCGAGGCCAGCATCTCCAGCTTCGAGGACATGTACCGGTTCCTGCTCTTGCCCGGGGTTCTGCTGATTGCGCTCGACGCGATCTTGCGCGCGCTGCTCCTGCGGAGGTTCCCGTGA
- a CDS encoding AgmX/PglI C-terminal domain-containing protein, whose translation MQSINVAKFVGLTAALAGLGPTACGGGARTPEMASAAPVAVIDVPDASAAAEETEADAIEISPLGPADEGADEGAKLSSHDDGPSAEDPPIRSPSALSRLSALDGGAFGGVLGLGSGAGLAGSGLGQSGGGLTGAGMGHAPTRAKMGTVTSGPAAVHGGLPSEIIERIVRQRLARIRYCHLVALRSNPKFSTRVATRFVIAADGGVKSTAIIRSSGVKGFDACVLNSLNTLSFPKPTGGGDVVVSYPFVFSANP comes from the coding sequence GTGCAGTCCATCAACGTCGCCAAGTTCGTCGGGCTCACCGCCGCCCTGGCGGGGCTCGGGCCTACCGCCTGTGGCGGCGGCGCTCGCACGCCGGAAATGGCGTCTGCTGCACCCGTCGCTGTGATTGACGTGCCCGATGCGTCGGCCGCAGCGGAGGAGACGGAAGCCGACGCCATCGAAATATCACCGCTGGGCCCCGCCGACGAAGGCGCGGACGAGGGCGCAAAGCTGAGCTCGCACGACGACGGTCCAAGCGCGGAAGACCCACCAATTCGCAGCCCGAGCGCCCTGAGCCGGCTGAGCGCGCTCGACGGTGGGGCCTTCGGCGGGGTGCTCGGCCTGGGCAGCGGCGCCGGCCTCGCCGGCTCCGGTCTGGGTCAATCGGGCGGTGGACTCACGGGGGCGGGCATGGGCCACGCGCCGACGAGAGCCAAAATGGGTACGGTGACGTCCGGCCCCGCCGCCGTGCACGGTGGCCTCCCGAGCGAAATCATCGAGCGCATCGTGCGGCAAAGGCTGGCGCGCATCCGATATTGCCATCTGGTGGCCCTGCGCTCGAACCCGAAATTCTCGACCCGAGTCGCGACCCGCTTCGTGATCGCTGCCGACGGCGGCGTCAAATCCACGGCCATCATCCGAAGTTCCGGCGTGAAGGGCTTCGACGCTTGTGTGCTCAATTCGCTCAACACCCTGAGCTTCCCCAAACCGACCGGCGGCGGCGACGTGGTCGTCAGCTACCCATTCGTGTTCTCCGCCAACCCCTGA